A window of the Bombina bombina isolate aBomBom1 chromosome 3, aBomBom1.pri, whole genome shotgun sequence genome harbors these coding sequences:
- the APOF gene encoding apolipoprotein F, whose protein sequence is MDNIFIFLTLLLLYPCINCRAMNGNKPLLNNKPEVSELNYNTHSFPIDYSWARQNKSCQQFMKHCLQYLESLPAVSLHYVGPALGLGLMQVGCISETDTFLSEFLRDEDTKEMLRQLFIQWKEYIPYHSNKNTVKKGHTLDTEVLRFNLVSFVARSLYNCTHCCSGVWHEKQGIMLKGIDIEIHKSLQEAKKHCKGLGSYCAGIYFNISGEFHVVKRNGASIVPQNGSRLWLQHCTDGRKWRRSVDSDCENEREQSIYNVVQWLPVVSGWYSAGTAVYYATQCCEKQAEDRAIEASLDLGYDALLVATSGASGFGVGAALKPAIKAGVRAAINYFKQQPEQNQTTQVYPQTPLPNMNATIYP, encoded by the coding sequence ATGGATAACATCTTCATTTTCCTGACTCTCCTACTGCTGTATCCATGCATCAACTGCAGGGCCATGAATGGCAACAAACCTTTGTTGAACAACAAACCTGAAGTGAGCGAGCTGAATTATAACACACATTCTTTCCCTATTGATTATTCCTGGGCAAGACAAAACAAGTCCTGTCAACAGTTCATGAAACATTGTCTTCAGTATCTTGAGAGTCTTCCTGCCGTCTCATTGCATTATGTTGGCCCAGCCCTTGGACTTGGTTTGATGCAGGTGGGATGCATATCAGAGACTGACACTTTCCTTTCAGAATTTCTAAGAGATGAAGATACCAAGGAGATGTTAAGACAGTTATTTATCCAGTGGAAGGAGTACATTCCATACCATTCTAATAAAAACACTGTAAAGAAGGGTCATACGCTGGATACTGAGGTTTTGAGGTTCAACTTAGTTTCTTTTGTGGCACGTTCATTGTACAATTGTACCCATTGTTGTTCTGGTGTTTGGCATGAAAAACAAGGGATAATGCTTAAAGGGATTGATATAGAGATACACAAGTCACTACAGGAGGCTAAAAAGCACTGTAAAGGGCTAGGGTCATATTGTGCAGGCATTTATTTTAACATATCTGGGGAATTTCATGTTGTGAAAAGGAATGGTGCATCTATTGTCCCACAAAATGGATCACGGTTGTGGCTCCAACACTGTACTGATGGCCGTAAATGGCGTCGCTCAGTGGATTCTGATTGTGAGAATGAGAGGGAACAGAGCATATATAATGTGGTTCAGTGGTTACCCGTGGTAAGTGGCTGGTACAGCGCAGGTACTGCAGTATACTATGCTACACAATGTTGTGAGAAGCAGGCAGAGGATCGAGCAATAGAGGCATCGCTGGATTTGGGGTATGATGCTCTACTTGTTGCCACATCTGGAGCTTCTGGCTTTGGTGTAGGAGCAGCTTTGAAGCCAGCAATAAAAGCAGGTGTGAGGGCAGCTATTAATTATTTCAAGCAACAGCCAGAGCAAAATCAAACCACTCAGGTGTATCCACAAACCCCTCTACCAAACATGAATGCTACAATATATCCCTAA